A genomic segment from Fundulus heteroclitus isolate FHET01 chromosome 6, MU-UCD_Fhet_4.1, whole genome shotgun sequence encodes:
- the LOC105915960 gene encoding acyl-coenzyme A thioesterase 2, mitochondrial — protein MSSQVRLRLLPSARCLFDEPVQVKVAGLRSRQVVTVRARSTDERGVVFNSSASYRADDSGEIDLDRDASLCGSYVGVEPMGLLWSMRPNALHKRFQKTNSLNPHVVNFSVHEEEGRVLAEATNERFLMGSGVSRVPVKEGNIRGVLFTPPGEGPFPAVLDLYTFGGGLSEKRAALLASRGFLVLTVALYGHDDQPKNIKEVHLDYFEETIKFLKKQNKVGSKGVGVISLSKSGDLALSIATYLPGVQAVVWINGCSANTALPLHYKEKQLLPALTVDINKVISTESGALITKHVMHDPLTEEHKATLVPIERAAARFLFVASEDDLNWDSKAYLDEMVDRLKHHGKENFDSLSYPGAGHYLEPPYGPYCASSFHGVVGRPVLWGGEPRSHAAAEVHLWRKIQEFFRTHLNCDVAQTKSKL, from the exons ATGTCCAGTCAAGTCAGGCTGAGGCTGCTGCCCAGCGCCAGGTGTCTGTTCGATGAGCCCGTCCAGGTGAAGGTGGCCGGGCTGAGGTCCAGGCAGGTGGTCACTGTGAGAGCCAGGTCCACTGACGAGAGAGGAGTGGTGTTCAATTCCTCTGCCAGCTACAGGGCCGATGACAGCGGGGAGATCGACCTGGACAGAGACGCCTCGCTCTGCGGGAGCTACGTCGGTGTTGAGCCCATGGGTCTGCTGTGGTCCATGAGGCCCAACGCCCTGCACAAGAGATTTCAAAAGACAAATTCCCTAAATCCCCATGTGGTGAACTTCTCTGTGCATGAAGAGGAGGGCCGGGTGCTGGCAGAGGCGACCAATGAGAGGTTTCTGATGGGAAGCGGAGTCAGCCGGGTTCCGGTCAAAGAGGGGAACATTCGAGGTGTCCTCTTTACTCCCCcag GAGAGGGGCCGTTCCCGGCTGTGTTAGATCTGTACACGTTCGGTGGAGGTCTGTCGGAGAAAAGGGCCGCTCTGCTGGCCAGCCGTGGATTCCTGGTCCTGACTGTGGCTCTGTACGGTCACGATGACCAGCCCAAGAACATTAAAGAGGTCCATCTGGATTATTTTGAAGAAACAATAAAGTTTctaaagaagcaaaacaag GTGGGCAGCAAAGGAGTTGGAGTTATATCCCTTTCTAAAAGTGGAGATCTTGCTCTGTCGATAGCAACCTACCTGCCAGGAGTTCAGGCTGTCGTCTGGATCAACGGCTGCTCCGCCAACACGGCTTTACCCCTGCATTATAAggaaaaacagcttcttccagCACTGACAGTCGACATCAACAAAGTGATTTCCACGGAGTCAGGAGCTTTGATTACCAAACACGTCATGCACGATCCGCTGACGGAGGAACACAAGGCGACCCTGGTGCCTATTGAGCGAGCAGCCGCACGATTCCTCTTCGTAGCTTCAGAAGACGACCTCAACTGGGACAGCAAGGCCTACCTGGACGAGATGGTGGACAGGCTGAAGCATCATGGGAAGGAGAACTTTGACAGCCTGAGCTATCCTGGAGCCGGGCACTACTTAGAGCCACCTTACGGGCCGTACTGCGCCTCCAGCTTCCACGGGGTCGTGGGCAGGCCGGTTCTGTGGGGGGGCGAGCCCAGGTCCCACGCTGCAGCTGAGGTCCACCTGTGGAGGAAGATCCAGGAGTTCTTCAGAACTCACCTGAACTGTGACGTCGCTCAGACTAAATCCAAGTTATAG